The genomic segment GGGTGGGCCCGGGCGACGTGGTCCTGGTCATCGGGGCCGGAGGCGGGGTGGGTATCCACATGGTGCAGATGGCCAAGCTCTGCGGAGGCTGGGTGATCGGCGTCGACGTGTCGGACGCCAAGCTGGAGATGGCCCGCAGCCTGGGCGCCGACGCCGTCGTGGACGCCCGCCGGGACAGCCTGGCCCGGCAGGTGCTGGCCTTGACCGACGGCCGGGGCGTCGACGCGGCGATCGACACGGTGGGATCGACGGAAACCCTGGAGGGTTCGCTGGCCTCGCTGGCCCGGGCCGGCCGCCTGGTCATCATCGGTCACCGCCCTCCCGAGGTCTTCGGGGTGGAGGCGACGTTCCGGGTCGATCCCGGGCTGGTCCTCACCCGCATGCTGGAGATCCACGGCTCGCGATACGTCTCGCTGGCCGAGATCGGCCAGACCCTCGAGCTGCTCCGCCAGCGCCGCATCAAGGCCATCGTGAGCCGAACGTTCCCCCTGGAAGGCGCCCAGGAAGCCCACGAGCTCCTTCGCCGGAACGCCCTGGTGGGCCGGGCCGCCCTGCTTCTGGATCGGTGATGCTCGAGGTGCGCGACATCCACACCTGTCAAGGACTGGAACGTGACCGGCTCAGCTGTGGGAGAACGAACCCGATCAAGTCCCGCTACCCGGGACTGGGAGGAGCGACGACATGAAGCGCGTCGGCATCATCGGCGTGGGCTTGCTCGGCACGGCGGTCGCCTCGCGCCTGCTGGAGGGCGGGTTCGACGTCGTCGGCTACGACACGCGGCCAGCGCAGCCGGCGGCGCTGGCGGCGCGGGGTCTCCGGCCGGCGGCCAGCCTGCTGGAAGCCGCGGCCGAGGCCGACGTGGTGTTCACCATCCTGCCCTCACTGGAAGCGGTGGACGCGGCGATACGAGGTCCCGGCGGGTTGCTGGAGACGGCCCCGCCCACCGCCACCATCGTGCAGATGAGCACGATCTCGCCGACCCTCACCCGGGCGCTGGGGGCCGCCGCCGCCCAGCGGGGTATCGGATTCCTGGACGCGCCGATGAGCGGGACCAGCGCTATGGTCGCCCGGGGGGATTGCACGATCTTCGTGGCCGGCGACCGCCCGCGGGCCGATGCCTGCCGGTCCGTCTTCGACGCCATCGCGCGCAAGACGATCTACGTCGGCGCTATCGGTCTGGCCACGCTGGCCAAGCTGGCCACCAATCTCCTCGTCGGCCTCAACACGGCGGCGGTCGCCGAAGCGCTGGTGCTGGGGGCCAAGGGCGGTCTCGACCCCGCTCAGCTCCTGGCCATTCTCAAGGAGAGCGCAGCGGGATCGCGCATGCTCGAGGTACGGGGTCCCCTGATGGTCAGCCACCGCTTCGAGCCCCAGATGAAGGCCGAGCTCTTCTTGAAGGACTTCAAGCTCATGCTCGAGGAAGGCCTGCGCGTGGGGGCCCCGCTACCGCTCACGAGCCTGACCGAACAGCTCACGGTGGCCACGGTGGCCGCCGGGCACGGCGGCGAGGACATCGCGGCGATCATCACGGCCCTGGAGCGAATGGCCGGCCTGGAGCGGTAAGGCTTCGCCGGCTACGCCCGGTCGCGATGATCGCCGGTGAAGCCAGCCTCGGGCGCCGCCGGCGTCCCGGGCTCCGGGATCGAGCTCAGGATGCGTCCCAGCCGCCGGGTCAGGGCCCGGCGGACCAGCGGCGAGAGCAGCATCAGCACGGCCAGCCCCAGGAGCGTGGCCGCGATGGGTCGCTCGACGAACACCATGAACTCCCCGTGGGAGTAGATGAGCGACCGCCGCAGGTTGGCTTCGAGCTGCGGTCCCAGGATCATGGCCAGCACGAGCGGAGCCGGCTCGAACTGGAACTTCCGCATCAGATACCCCAGGAGTCCGAAAATGACGGTGAAGCCCACATCCGTGGCATTGTTGTTGACGCTGTAGGCGCCCACCAGGACGAACATCACGATCAACGGAGCCAGCAGGGGGTAGGGAACCTGAAGCAGGCTCACCCAGAGCCGGATGAGGGGCAGATTCAGGATGAGCAGCATGAAGTTGCCGAGGTACATCGAGACGATCAGGCCCCAGAAGATCTCGGGCCGCTCCTGGATGAGGAGTGGGCCGGGCCGGATGCCGTGGATGAGAAGGGCGGCGAAGATCAGGGCGATGGAGGCGTTGCCGGGAATGCCGAGCGTCAGCAGGGGAATGAACGAGCTGGTGGCCGCCGCGTTGTTGCCGGCTTCCGGCGCGGCCACTCCCTCGAGCGCGCCCCTTCCGAATTGCTCGGGATGGCGGCTGAGCTTCTTTTCCAGGGCGTAGATCAGGAACGACGAAATGGTGGCTCCCCCGCCGGGCAGCACCCCGATCAGGAACCCGATCAGCGAGCCGCGGGCGATGGGCGCGGAGGCGGATCGCCACTCCTCGCGGCTGCCTAGCAGGCCGCTGATCTTGGCCTTGAGGATCTCGGGCTTGACGCTGCGCTCGATGTTGACGAGCGCCTCGCCGATGCCGAACAGCCCCATGGCCACGATGACGAACTCGAACCCCTCGGAGAGCTTGAAGAAGCCGTAGGTGAAGCGGGGGCTGCCCATGATCGGGTCCAGGCCCACCGTGCCGAGCAGGAGTCCCAGCGCCGCCATGCTGAGACCCTTGGCCATCGAGCCGCCGCCCAGATAGCCGACCATCATCAAGCCCAGGATCAGCAGCGCGCTGTTCTCGGGGGCTCCGAACCTGAGGGCGAACTCGGCGAGCGGCGGGGCCAGCAGCATCAGGCCCACGATGGCCAGCGAACCGGCCACGAACGATCCGATGGCGGAGATGGCCAGGGCCAGCCCGGCCCGGCCCTGACGGGCCATCTGATACCCGTCGATGCACGTCACGACCGAGGCGGCCTCGCCCGGGATGTTGAGCAGGATCGAGGTGGTGGAGCCGCCGTACATGGCGCCGTAGAAGATACCGGCGAGCAGGATGACGGCCGAGGTGGGCGGCATGCCGTAGGTGACGGGCAGCAGCAGCGCGATCGTGGCCGGCGGCCCCAGCCCCGGCAACACGCCGACGGCGGTGCCCACCAGCGCCCCCAGGAAGCAGTAGAAGAGATTGACGGGCGTGACGGCGACCGCGAAGCCGTGAGCCAGGCTGCCCAGGATCTCCACGACGGCTCAGCGCGCGAGGAAGCCGGCGGGCAGCGGGACGCCGAGCCACAGCCCGAAGAGCACGTACGATCCGCCGGCGGCGAGCAGGGCCATGCCCAGGGCCACCGGCCAGCGATGCGGCTCGGTCACCCGCAGCATGAAGAGGACGAGGCCGAAGGTGGCGAGGGGATAGCCGACGGTGTCGAGCGTCAGGGCGTAGACGGTGAGCAGCGCGAGCACGCCGACGACCTTGCCGAACCGACCGCCCTCGCTCTGCCGCGGCTCCCGGGCCTTCAAGAGAGAGTGGCCGAGCAGCACGATCGCGAGCGACCCCAGGGCCAGACTCACCCACCAGGGATAAAAGCCGGGCCCGGGGTTGCGGACCACGCCGTAGGGCAGAAGTCGCGCAGACTCCGCCACCCCGATGGCCGCGAACACCAGCAACGCCGAGGCCGCGACCGCGTCGCGTCCGGCCATCGTCACGAGGAACCGCCTACTTGGCGGCCTCGACGAGCTTGGAATGCTGCTCCCACTCCTCGCGCCAGGTCTTCGCGAAATCCTTGCCGGACTGGAAGCTGACCTCGTCGCCCAGGCTCTTGATCAGTCCCTTGAAGGACCGATCCTCGCTGAGCTTCCTGAACGCGGTCTCGAGCTTGTCCATGATCGGCTGCGGGGTGCCCTTGGGGGCCAGCACCGCCCGCCACATCGTGAAGACGACGTCGAGGCCCTGCTCCTTCATGGTAGGGACATCGGGGAAGCTCGGATGCCGCTTGACGTCGGTGTTGGCGAGGAGCCGCATCTTGCCCGCCGCGACCTGGGGCGTGAGCTGGGCGGTGAAGCCGAAGGTGGCGTCGGCGTGGCCGCCCAGGACGGCCAGTAGCGCGGGTCCACCGCCGTCGTGGGGGATATTGTTGTATTCGAAACCGGCAGCCTTGCCCAGCATCCGCATGGGCAGGTCGGCGGCGCCCCAGGGGCCGCTGTTGGCGAAGTTCAGCTTGCCGGGATTCTTCTTCGCGTACTCGACCATCTCGCCCAACGTCTTCCAGGGCGCGTCGCTCCGGACCGCGATGAAGGGCGCGCTGTAGTTGATCCGGCACACCGGCTGGAACTGGTCAGGGCCGATCGGCGCCTTCTGCACGAGGGCGAACGTGGTGTTGGGCCCCGTGCCACCGAACAGCAGCGTGTAGCCGTCGGGCTTGGC from the Candidatus Methylomirabilota bacterium genome contains:
- a CDS encoding zinc-binding dehydrogenase, translating into MVLRKLGGPLELADVPVPRIGPNDALLRVRATGVGLTVVIMVGVPGRVTSFPRIPGHEVAGEVVEVGSEVTTVRPRDRVTCHFYLTCHACAYCRSGRETLCTAFRGNVGMACDGGYAEYMAIPAANLVRIPDGVSDVEAALAADAICTPYHACREEARVGPGDVVLVIGAGGGVGIHMVQMAKLCGGWVIGVDVSDAKLEMARSLGADAVVDARRDSLARQVLALTDGRGVDAAIDTVGSTETLEGSLASLARAGRLVIIGHRPPEVFGVEATFRVDPGLVLTRMLEIHGSRYVSLAEIGQTLELLRQRRIKAIVSRTFPLEGAQEAHELLRRNALVGRAALLLDR
- a CDS encoding NAD(P)-dependent oxidoreductase; translated protein: MKRVGIIGVGLLGTAVASRLLEGGFDVVGYDTRPAQPAALAARGLRPAASLLEAAAEADVVFTILPSLEAVDAAIRGPGGLLETAPPTATIVQMSTISPTLTRALGAAAAQRGIGFLDAPMSGTSAMVARGDCTIFVAGDRPRADACRSVFDAIARKTIYVGAIGLATLAKLATNLLVGLNTAAVAEALVLGAKGGLDPAQLLAILKESAAGSRMLEVRGPLMVSHRFEPQMKAELFLKDFKLMLEEGLRVGAPLPLTSLTEQLTVATVAAGHGGEDIAAIITALERMAGLER
- a CDS encoding tripartite tricarboxylate transporter permease; translated protein: MEILGSLAHGFAVAVTPVNLFYCFLGALVGTAVGVLPGLGPPATIALLLPVTYGMPPTSAVILLAGIFYGAMYGGSTTSILLNIPGEAASVVTCIDGYQMARQGRAGLALAISAIGSFVAGSLAIVGLMLLAPPLAEFALRFGAPENSALLILGLMMVGYLGGGSMAKGLSMAALGLLLGTVGLDPIMGSPRFTYGFFKLSEGFEFVIVAMGLFGIGEALVNIERSVKPEILKAKISGLLGSREEWRSASAPIARGSLIGFLIGVLPGGGATISSFLIYALEKKLSRHPEQFGRGALEGVAAPEAGNNAAATSSFIPLLTLGIPGNASIALIFAALLIHGIRPGPLLIQERPEIFWGLIVSMYLGNFMLLILNLPLIRLWVSLLQVPYPLLAPLIVMFVLVGAYSVNNNATDVGFTVIFGLLGYLMRKFQFEPAPLVLAMILGPQLEANLRRSLIYSHGEFMVFVERPIAATLLGLAVLMLLSPLVRRALTRRLGRILSSIPEPGTPAAPEAGFTGDHRDRA
- a CDS encoding tripartite tricarboxylate transporter TctB family protein translates to MAGRDAVAASALLVFAAIGVAESARLLPYGVVRNPGPGFYPWWVSLALGSLAIVLLGHSLLKAREPRQSEGGRFGKVVGVLALLTVYALTLDTVGYPLATFGLVLFMLRVTEPHRWPVALGMALLAAGGSYVLFGLWLGVPLPAGFLAR
- a CDS encoding tripartite tricarboxylate transporter substrate binding protein; the protein is MAHKRALTLALMALVAVLGSGLSASAQEFPTKPVELVLPFGPGGSHDLTARAVASVAHEHLGQPLLVVLRPGGGGAVGSRHVIRAKPDGYTLLFGGTGPNTTFALVQKAPIGPDQFQPVCRINYSAPFIAVRSDAPWKTLGEMVEYAKKNPGKLNFANSGPWGAADLPMRMLGKAAGFEYNNIPHDGGGPALLAVLGGHADATFGFTAQLTPQVAAGKMRLLANTDVKRHPSFPDVPTMKEQGLDVVFTMWRAVLAPKGTPQPIMDKLETAFRKLSEDRSFKGLIKSLGDEVSFQSGKDFAKTWREEWEQHSKLVEAAK